A stretch of the Coleofasciculus sp. FACHB-1120 genome encodes the following:
- a CDS encoding ABC transporter substrate-binding protein → MNTQGKWICDGVPKNNNQQYPSNEAHPPQENHGPDCIVCGLPREAMNPQKSQKTVISKPPGSKPSLLLPILILLGILAALAGGFGLYKLTQGNKQPAIVASPETQSPTASDNAPTETADPQAIASDTANNAELISQGEKILLKDATNSQKTAAAVAFAQKNWEEAIAQYQQAVSVNPNDPESKIYLNNAKAKKAGNPLTMAVVVPITPSPDTAKEVLRGVGQAQDEYNQSPATPGRLLEVVIVNDVDPVKAVSLAQDLTKSPNILGVLGHGVDNGSQQAIAMYEQAGLTVLSPISTSITSGSGGQSTLQTIPLAKKANELLGTYLQTVGTTLAKYTAAKSSAPSVVVFYNADSPYSQQLKQQFTTALSKVNGKVVKEVDVTGANFNAATEIQNATEAGAKIGFLALSKNKVDQAIAIAKANPRGTQGLQLIGGDELYNPTILTSGGDAIKGIVLAVPWSSQPNDPFANQAATIWKGRVSWRTATAYDATKALTSAFSQNPSRSGVSQLLNQGVPISGTATDFNVLNEVPLVQAAPGSNGPPGSKYEFNPI, encoded by the coding sequence TTGAATACGCAAGGCAAATGGATCTGTGATGGTGTACCGAAAAACAACAATCAACAGTACCCAAGCAATGAAGCCCATCCACCCCAGGAAAATCACGGGCCAGACTGTATTGTTTGCGGCTTGCCTAGAGAGGCAATGAATCCTCAGAAAAGCCAGAAAACGGTCATCTCTAAGCCGCCCGGTTCTAAGCCTTCACTTCTGCTGCCAATCCTGATTCTGCTGGGGATTCTGGCGGCACTGGCGGGGGGATTTGGCTTGTATAAACTGACACAGGGGAATAAACAACCGGCAATCGTGGCGTCTCCTGAGACTCAATCTCCCACCGCTAGCGACAATGCACCCACGGAAACTGCCGATCCGCAAGCGATCGCAAGCGATACCGCTAATAATGCCGAGTTGATCAGTCAAGGCGAGAAAATCCTGTTAAAGGATGCAACAAATTCCCAAAAAACAGCCGCCGCAGTCGCGTTTGCCCAGAAAAATTGGGAGGAAGCGATCGCGCAATATCAACAAGCGGTTAGCGTCAACCCCAACGATCCCGAAAGCAAAATTTACCTGAATAACGCCAAAGCCAAAAAAGCCGGAAATCCTCTGACAATGGCAGTCGTAGTCCCCATCACCCCCAGTCCGGACACGGCGAAGGAAGTTCTCCGGGGTGTGGGACAAGCACAAGATGAATATAATCAGTCTCCGGCGACACCCGGACGCTTATTAGAAGTCGTGATTGTCAACGATGTTGACCCAGTAAAAGCAGTTTCCCTGGCGCAAGACCTCACCAAGTCACCGAATATTTTAGGCGTTTTGGGACACGGGGTAGATAATGGTTCCCAGCAAGCGATCGCGATGTACGAACAAGCTGGGTTAACCGTCCTTTCTCCCATCAGTACCAGCATTACTTCCGGTTCTGGCGGTCAGTCTACCTTGCAAACCATCCCCCTCGCCAAAAAAGCCAACGAGTTGCTAGGTACTTATCTGCAAACTGTCGGCACCACCTTAGCAAAATATACTGCTGCAAAGTCCTCCGCGCCGTCTGTGGTGGTTTTTTACAACGCCGATAGTCCTTACAGTCAGCAATTAAAGCAGCAGTTCACCACCGCCTTATCTAAAGTGAACGGCAAAGTCGTGAAAGAAGTAGATGTTACGGGTGCCAATTTCAATGCTGCTACTGAGATTCAGAATGCAACTGAGGCGGGGGCGAAAATTGGTTTCTTGGCACTCAGTAAGAATAAAGTCGATCAAGCGATCGCGATTGCCAAAGCTAATCCCAGGGGGACGCAAGGGTTACAGTTAATTGGTGGAGATGAACTGTATAACCCAACAATCCTCACCTCTGGCGGCGACGCGATTAAAGGCATTGTGCTGGCAGTTCCCTGGAGTTCTCAACCGAACGATCCTTTCGCTAACCAAGCTGCGACGATTTGGAAAGGACGTGTCAGCTGGCGCACCGCTACCGCTTATGATGCGACGAAAGCTTTAACGTCTGCTTTTAGCCAAAATCCCTCTCGTTCGGGCGTCTCTCAACTGCTGAACCAGGGAGTGCCCATTAGCGGTACTGCTACGGATTTTAATGTTCTCAATGAAGTTCCGCTTGTGCAAGCTGCGCCTGGTTCTAATGGCCCGCCGGGATCTAAGTATGAATTTAACCCGATTTAG
- a CDS encoding GIY-YIG nuclease family protein has protein sequence MTSESDMPSLASLEYIPYIDEAGHLPEELQGKIGVYAIFDREKVLQLINYSRDINLSLKQHLVRQHERCYWLKAHTSDRPNRTLLENIRNAWIEENGVVPVGNASEQAAWNDPIDAKQAMTAEEQTKLTSPAMDEVGQGKLLKNVARRVEEEIFQHLKTRGVQEELRFNPKLKESGLLDLK, from the coding sequence ATGACTTCTGAAAGTGATATGCCATCTCTTGCCAGCCTAGAATATATCCCTTACATTGACGAAGCCGGACATTTACCGGAGGAATTGCAGGGAAAAATTGGGGTGTACGCAATTTTTGATCGAGAGAAGGTGCTGCAACTAATCAACTATTCTCGCGATATCAATCTCAGCCTCAAGCAACATTTAGTACGTCAACACGAACGCTGCTATTGGCTAAAAGCACATACGAGCGATCGCCCGAACCGTACCCTTCTAGAAAACATTCGGAATGCTTGGATTGAAGAAAATGGTGTCGTACCCGTTGGTAATGCTTCCGAACAAGCCGCATGGAACGATCCGATTGATGCAAAACAAGCAATGACGGCTGAGGAACAAACTAAGTTGACAAGTCCAGCGATGGATGAAGTCGGGCAAGGGAAGCTGTTAAAAAATGTAGCACGGCGCGTTGAAGAAGAAATTTTTCAACACCTCAAAACCCGTGGGGTTCAAGAAGAACTCCGCTTTAATCCAAAATTAAAAGAAAGTGGCTTACTAGACCTAAAGTAA
- a CDS encoding protein kinase, which yields MNPHLLNNRYRIIQTLGSGGFGNTFLAEDTHMPSQRRCVIKQLKPMANNPQMFQMAQDRFQREAAILEAMGEGSAQIPKLYAYFSEAGQFHLVQEFIEGQTLTKKVQTQGLVPEHQVKEILVSLLPVLDYIHSKGIIHRDIKPDNIIIRQRDGKPVLIDFGAVKESMGAAVNQGNAPASIVIGTPGFMPPEQGVGQPLFSSDIYSLALTAIYLLTGKLPQDLPTDPRTGEILWHQSAANVSPGFVAVLDKAIQSHPRDRYSTAREMLDALQSGATPTVASAGGAGSNMATVAVSPGGGRNVSPAPVNSPYTPQNPAPVVGQGQQRNPLLIGIVGAIVLVGAIVGLTRLFNKSPESPSPVTSSSPSTSQPTTREPERTPERNRPLETSPEPSPENSPTRQDEATPPPVIAESPSPKSERSPEPEPAQTPEPAPVQSATPEPARSPEPAQTPAAPVPENNNQNPNRPVSSVPTFPVGTSRSTIQASLGTPNRDVSGAWRTRAVVYNLVPNQIDLGYLFDRNSGRLRQTEASFYPTVDPQVMETTLDGLLKGGANNYTKQGLRQVQQRRRNSYTFTQGSLKGMIVRQDCDVIYISIWDADLHEHNPSAARKC from the coding sequence ATGAATCCACACCTGTTGAACAATCGCTATCGCATTATCCAGACGCTGGGAAGTGGTGGATTTGGCAACACCTTTCTAGCAGAAGATACTCATATGCCGTCACAGCGTCGCTGCGTAATTAAACAGCTGAAGCCGATGGCAAACAATCCCCAGATGTTTCAGATGGCGCAAGATCGATTCCAACGGGAAGCGGCTATTTTAGAGGCGATGGGGGAAGGTAGCGCTCAAATTCCCAAGTTGTACGCCTATTTTTCAGAAGCTGGGCAGTTTCACCTGGTGCAGGAATTCATTGAAGGGCAAACCCTGACAAAAAAGGTGCAAACTCAAGGGTTAGTGCCGGAACATCAAGTTAAGGAGATACTTGTCAGTCTGCTGCCCGTCTTGGATTATATCCATAGCAAGGGCATCATTCACCGGGATATCAAACCGGACAATATTATTATCCGGCAACGGGATGGAAAGCCGGTATTAATTGATTTCGGTGCTGTTAAGGAAAGTATGGGCGCGGCGGTGAATCAGGGGAATGCTCCCGCCTCGATAGTAATTGGCACGCCGGGATTTATGCCGCCAGAACAGGGAGTCGGGCAACCCCTTTTCTCCAGCGACATATATAGTTTGGCGCTGACGGCGATTTATCTACTCACGGGGAAACTCCCGCAAGATTTACCAACCGATCCGCGAACCGGGGAGATTCTGTGGCATCAGTCCGCAGCGAATGTTAGTCCGGGTTTTGTGGCTGTCTTGGATAAGGCGATTCAGTCGCATCCGCGCGATCGCTATTCCACTGCTAGAGAAATGCTCGATGCTTTACAATCGGGTGCAACTCCAACGGTGGCTTCTGCTGGGGGTGCTGGATCGAATATGGCAACCGTTGCGGTGTCTCCGGGTGGTGGGAGGAACGTTTCGCCTGCGCCCGTCAATTCGCCGTATACCCCTCAAAATCCTGCGCCTGTAGTTGGTCAAGGACAGCAGCGGAATCCTCTGCTAATCGGCATTGTGGGTGCAATTGTTTTGGTGGGCGCTATTGTCGGTCTTACCCGACTTTTCAACAAATCACCCGAATCACCGTCTCCCGTCACGTCATCTTCCCCATCAACATCACAACCAACCACCAGAGAACCAGAACGAACCCCAGAAAGAAATCGTCCCCTAGAGACATCGCCAGAACCATCACCTGAAAATTCGCCGACAAGACAGGACGAAGCGACTCCGCCGCCGGTTATTGCTGAATCTCCTAGCCCAAAATCGGAGCGATCGCCTGAACCCGAACCCGCGCAAACTCCAGAACCCGCACCCGTTCAATCTGCGACACCCGAACCCGCGCGATCGCCCGAACCCGCACAAACTCCCGCCGCACCCGTACCCGAAAACAATAACCAGAATCCAAATCGTCCAGTTTCGAGCGTTCCCACATTTCCTGTCGGTACATCAAGAAGCACTATACAAGCATCCCTCGGCACTCCGAACAGAGATGTGAGTGGCGCTTGGAGAACCCGCGCTGTCGTCTATAACTTAGTGCCAAATCAGATCGATCTTGGCTACTTATTCGATCGGAATTCTGGTCGTCTTCGCCAAACTGAAGCCTCCTTTTACCCAACAGTAGATCCTCAAGTCATGGAGACTACTTTGGATGGATTATTAAAAGGTGGAGCCAACAATTACACCAAACAGGGACTCAGACAGGTGCAACAGCGTCGGAGGAATTCTTACACTTTTACTCAAGGCTCTCTAAAAGGCATGATTGTCCGTCAAGATTGTGATGTTATTTACATCAGTATTTGGGATGCAGATTTGCACGAACACAATCCGTCTGCTGCCAGGAAATGTTAG
- a CDS encoding ATP-binding cassette domain-containing protein: MTSQSGQRTVISTNPYLVLNNQGQILPPLELTAERHRLGRDRAFADLIVPDDWRVISACQAVLHRDGDDYYIYDGDGRKPSTNKLFVDHRLITPTEGYRLENGIEIQIGQNPQNLIQLRYFNPSSAKMLTPPRPVSLKNRSVEIGRDANATMQLDSPIVSRRHATIDTDSQGRYILQDRSTNGVFINGQRVTGSAVLSQGTTIRIGSFTLVLRGDNLVVLDRGNQIRLDAENLAIERRLDDVSLAIEPGQFVALVGGSGTGKSTLLKALLGIEKTTQGAVYLNGDNLQKNFNLYRTQIGYVPQDDILHRDLTVVEVLTYAAALRLPPDTDVEVVQKTLTDIEMSDRQDALIKHLSGGQRKRVSIGVELLADPKLFFLDEPTSGLDPGLDKKMMQMLRRLADQGRTIVLVTHATANIKMCDRVAFLGRGGRLCYYGIPEDALKFFGVTTDNFADIYTQLDRDKDEDTEAIVQQYAHQFRQSPDYQHYVANSLGAGSHTPQNASSPSQKASISLWKQLALLSGRYLKMIGRDRIYLALSVLTSPIGIALIPLAIGGKNPLVLSSESDPALAPLALRVLFVFTCAAIWVGLSSSLQEIVKESAIYLRERLVNLGLIPYLVSKILVLSGLALLQSLLISAVILIGFKSPQPELMPWSLGFTITTFLTLVTSMSLGLLVSSLVKNSSQANSALPLLLLPQIIFSGVLFKMEGIASKISWLMLSRWSIGGYGSLVNVNAMVPEPIFLPNGTLAPMPFDKTPIYDPTWQNLGLNWGILLLHAAVYLTVTFWIQKRKDIF; this comes from the coding sequence ATGACCAGCCAATCAGGGCAGCGGACTGTTATTAGTACAAATCCCTACTTGGTGCTAAACAATCAGGGGCAGATTTTACCGCCCTTGGAACTGACAGCAGAACGACACAGACTGGGACGCGATCGCGCTTTCGCCGATCTAATTGTTCCAGATGATTGGCGCGTCATCTCAGCTTGCCAAGCTGTCTTACATAGAGATGGGGATGACTATTACATTTATGACGGCGATGGGCGCAAACCCAGTACTAATAAGTTGTTTGTAGATCACCGATTGATTACGCCTACAGAAGGCTATCGCCTAGAAAACGGCATCGAAATTCAAATTGGTCAAAATCCCCAGAATTTAATTCAACTGAGGTATTTCAATCCCTCCAGCGCCAAAATGCTGACGCCACCGCGTCCCGTCTCGCTCAAAAATCGGTCGGTGGAAATCGGACGCGACGCCAATGCCACAATGCAGTTAGATTCGCCCATCGTTTCTCGGCGTCACGCCACGATTGATACGGACTCTCAGGGGCGCTACATCTTGCAAGATCGCAGTACCAACGGCGTCTTTATAAACGGGCAACGAGTCACGGGTTCTGCTGTCCTGTCACAGGGGACAACCATTCGCATTGGGTCATTTACCCTGGTACTGCGCGGCGACAATCTGGTGGTACTCGACCGGGGGAATCAAATTCGTTTGGATGCTGAGAATCTGGCCATCGAACGGCGTCTGGATGACGTTTCCTTGGCGATTGAACCGGGACAATTTGTGGCTTTGGTGGGAGGAAGCGGAACGGGTAAATCTACGTTGCTGAAGGCTTTATTGGGGATTGAGAAGACGACTCAGGGTGCGGTATATCTCAATGGCGACAATTTGCAGAAGAACTTTAATCTGTACCGTACGCAAATTGGTTATGTGCCCCAAGATGATATTTTGCACCGAGATTTGACAGTGGTAGAGGTGCTGACTTATGCAGCGGCGCTGCGACTTCCACCAGATACAGATGTGGAAGTGGTGCAAAAAACTCTAACTGATATTGAAATGTCCGATCGCCAAGATGCCTTAATCAAACATCTCAGCGGCGGTCAGCGCAAGCGAGTCAGTATTGGGGTAGAACTTTTAGCCGATCCAAAGCTGTTTTTCTTAGACGAACCGACTTCGGGACTCGATCCTGGTTTGGATAAGAAGATGATGCAGATGTTGCGGAGATTAGCGGATCAAGGACGCACGATTGTTTTAGTCACTCATGCGACGGCAAATATCAAAATGTGCGATCGCGTGGCTTTTCTCGGACGCGGCGGACGACTTTGTTACTATGGCATCCCGGAGGACGCGCTGAAATTTTTTGGGGTAACAACGGATAACTTTGCTGATATTTACACGCAACTGGATCGGGATAAAGACGAAGACACCGAAGCCATTGTCCAACAATACGCGCATCAGTTTCGGCAATCACCCGATTATCAACACTACGTCGCAAATTCCCTCGGTGCTGGCAGTCATACGCCACAAAATGCCAGTTCACCTTCCCAGAAAGCCAGTATCTCTCTTTGGAAGCAATTAGCTTTGCTGAGTGGGCGCTACTTGAAGATGATCGGACGCGATCGCATCTATCTCGCCTTATCTGTTTTAACTTCTCCCATCGGTATCGCCTTAATTCCCCTAGCAATTGGAGGGAAAAATCCTCTTGTTCTTAGCAGCGAATCCGATCCTGCGCTTGCACCTTTAGCGCTGCGCGTATTATTTGTATTTACCTGCGCTGCGATTTGGGTAGGACTTTCCAGTTCCCTACAAGAAATTGTGAAAGAATCTGCAATCTACCTGCGAGAACGATTGGTAAATTTAGGGTTAATTCCTTATCTCGTTTCCAAAATATTAGTTCTTTCCGGGCTAGCCTTGTTGCAATCCTTACTGATTTCAGCAGTAATTCTTATTGGTTTCAAATCTCCACAGCCTGAATTAATGCCTTGGTCTTTAGGATTCACAATTACTACTTTTTTGACGCTTGTTACTAGCATGAGTTTGGGATTGCTGGTTTCATCCCTTGTCAAAAATAGCAGTCAAGCGAATAGTGCTTTACCTTTACTTTTGCTACCTCAAATTATCTTTTCCGGCGTTTTATTTAAGATGGAAGGAATCGCCAGTAAAATTTCCTGGTTGATGTTAAGTCGCTGGTCGATTGGCGGTTATGGTTCTTTGGTGAATGTTAATGCAATGGTTCCGGAGCCGATTTTTTTACCGAATGGTACGCTTGCGCCGATGCCGTTTGATAAAACGCCAATTTACGATCCAACGTGGCAGAATTTAGGGTTAAATTGGGGAATTTTGTTGCTGCACGCGGCAGTGTATTTAACAGTTACTTTTTGGATACAAAAGCGAAAGGATATATTTTAG